From a region of the Geothrix sp. 21YS21S-2 genome:
- a CDS encoding S9 family peptidase: protein MFRSIPLALALALALPAQETPEARIKRLEAHVESLAWELDQVRKSADDALFWLRLSDVAEVDKVILTGPPNPKGKETYGIRNERHPLRIYAYTFVPKNLDRARKHPAILLSHGGVHGDFGTYHAHLVREMVARGYIVVAPEYRGSTGYGKGLHDAIDYGGLENDDVVACRDWAVEELPVDPRRVALVGWSHGGMISLMAGFDHPDKFACIYAGVPVSDLLARVAYAGEEYRDDATVKSMFGKPPTEDVDLLRRRSPIWNVHKLKLPLMVTSTTNDRDVDVVEVEQLITHLKAAGKAFDSKIEQDAPGGHGWDRIDTSYARKARKAMYEFLAKHLGR from the coding sequence ATGTTCCGCTCCATCCCGCTCGCCCTGGCCCTCGCCCTCGCCCTGCCCGCCCAGGAAACGCCGGAAGCGCGCATCAAGCGCCTCGAAGCCCACGTGGAGAGCCTGGCGTGGGAGCTGGACCAGGTGCGCAAGTCCGCCGACGACGCCCTGTTCTGGCTGCGCCTTTCCGACGTGGCCGAGGTGGACAAGGTCATCCTGACGGGCCCGCCCAACCCCAAGGGCAAGGAGACCTACGGCATCCGGAACGAGCGCCACCCCCTGCGGATCTACGCGTACACCTTCGTCCCGAAGAACCTGGACCGGGCCCGGAAGCATCCGGCCATCCTCCTCAGCCACGGGGGCGTCCACGGCGACTTCGGCACCTACCACGCGCACCTGGTGCGGGAGATGGTGGCCCGGGGCTACATCGTCGTGGCGCCCGAATACCGCGGCTCCACGGGCTACGGCAAGGGCCTGCACGACGCCATCGACTATGGGGGCCTGGAGAACGACGACGTGGTGGCCTGCCGGGACTGGGCCGTGGAGGAGCTGCCCGTGGACCCCAGGCGCGTGGCCCTGGTGGGCTGGAGCCACGGGGGCATGATCAGCCTCATGGCCGGCTTCGACCACCCGGACAAGTTCGCCTGCATCTACGCCGGCGTGCCCGTGAGCGACCTGCTGGCCCGCGTGGCCTACGCCGGGGAGGAATACCGCGACGACGCGACGGTCAAGAGCATGTTCGGCAAGCCGCCCACGGAGGACGTGGACCTCCTGCGCCGGCGCAGCCCCATCTGGAACGTCCACAAGCTCAAGCTCCCCCTCATGGTCACCAGCACCACCAACGACCGGGACGTGGACGTGGTGGAGGTGGAGCAGCTCATCACCCACCTCAAGGCCGCGGGCAAGGCCTTCGATTCGAAGATCGAGCAGGACGCGCCGGGAGGGCACGGGTGGGACCGCATCGACACGTCCTACGCGCGCAAGGCCCGCAAGGCGATGTACGAGTTCCTGGCAAAGCATCTGGGCAGGTAG
- a CDS encoding phage terminase large subunit family protein, with translation MDIRIKDTLRRVLTIIKPKPDINPADWANIFLYVAGGESRFAGRYNTTLMPYQYEMLAVGNDKRYQRITFMLASQTGKSQVITAYILYYTHYKPRPNGIYFPKDTLMKKFADDRLAPSISNSPEIRPLFKKAIEDRQSTQEDKQASKCATHSKTMVEQANTDVEIALEAITARLDMLENHSEGANTKMSDHDVRIAKLEIQISIELRNINEKLDRLMSGR, from the coding sequence GTGGATATCAGAATTAAGGACACGCTTAGGCGTGTATTGACTATTATCAAGCCAAAGCCAGATATTAACCCTGCTGATTGGGCAAATATATTCCTGTATGTTGCGGGTGGTGAGTCGAGGTTTGCTGGCAGATACAATACAACACTAATGCCATATCAGTATGAAATGTTGGCCGTAGGAAATGATAAGAGATACCAAAGAATTACATTTATGCTGGCAAGTCAGACAGGCAAATCCCAGGTAATTACTGCCTATATTCTCTACTACACACACTACAAACCTCGTCCAAATGGTATCTATTTCCCAAAAGATACCCTTATGAAGAAATTCGCAGATGACAGACTCGCTCCGTCCATCTCCAATAGCCCAGAAATCAGACCGCTCTTTAAGAAGGCTATAGAAGATAGACAATCTACTCAGGAAGATAAGCAGGCTTCAAAGTGTGCAACCCATTCAAAGACAATGGTTGAACAGGCCAATACTGATGTTGAAATTGCACTTGAGGCTATTACAGCACGATTGGACATGCTAGAAAATCATTCAGAAGGTGCCAATACAAAGATGTCAGACCATGATGTAAGAATTGCAAAGCTTGAGATTCAGATTTCAATTGAGCTACGAAATATTAATGAAAAGCTTGATAGGTTAATGTCTGGTAGATAG
- a CDS encoding DUF1801 domain-containing protein: MYFLPMAENKTRPTQASVEAYLAGIADGSRRDDCRELVRLMTRVTGYPAVMWGSGIVGFGSYHYRYESGREGDSCQVGFASRKGDISIYLMAGFPGRDELLAKLGRHKVGKACLYVRQLGDLDLAVLERLVAGSLAEVRRRYP; encoded by the coding sequence ATGTATTTTCTTCCCATGGCTGAGAACAAGACCCGACCCACCCAGGCCAGCGTGGAGGCCTACCTCGCCGGAATCGCCGATGGATCCAGGCGCGACGACTGCCGGGAGCTGGTCCGTCTGATGACCCGCGTGACCGGCTATCCGGCAGTCATGTGGGGGTCCGGCATCGTGGGCTTCGGAAGCTATCACTACAGGTACGAGAGCGGCAGGGAAGGGGACTCCTGCCAGGTGGGTTTCGCCTCCCGGAAGGGCGATATCAGCATCTACCTGATGGCCGGTTTCCCCGGGCGGGACGAACTCCTCGCGAAGCTGGGAAGGCACAAGGTGGGCAAGGCCTGTTTGTACGTTCGACAGCTCGGCGACCTGGACCTGGCGGTGCTGGAGCGGCTCGTCGCCGGGTCCCTGGCCGAGGTGCGGCGCCGGTACCCCTGA
- a CDS encoding AlpA family transcriptional regulator translates to MAIIKNLNTDNMTLDNVHDILGLSPQHISNLVKDKGLPFRIDPEKVGRTKNYYVLEDVLAWYVKYRSGLKDEDLGPLDQARLVKLKIEADREKLKYEREKEALLPARDIEDGWSRTISAANTMRESFGDLASKLIHDGQTEDEKASILQAQIDAIFEKMNEATFIKNVFIEDEDIEESSI, encoded by the coding sequence ATGGCAATAATTAAAAACCTTAACACAGATAATATGACCCTTGATAATGTTCATGATATATTAGGTTTATCACCACAACATATATCAAATTTGGTTAAAGATAAGGGTCTTCCATTTCGTATTGATCCAGAAAAGGTGGGTAGAACAAAAAATTACTATGTTCTTGAAGATGTTCTTGCTTGGTATGTTAAGTATCGATCAGGTTTGAAAGATGAAGACTTGGGACCATTAGACCAAGCTCGATTGGTGAAGCTCAAGATTGAAGCTGATAGAGAGAAGCTGAAATACGAACGAGAGAAAGAGGCTCTTCTGCCTGCTCGTGATATTGAAGATGGCTGGTCAAGAACCATTTCAGCCGCTAATACCATGCGTGAAAGCTTTGGCGATCTAGCCTCAAAGCTCATCCACGATGGACAGACAGAAGACGAGAAAGCGTCAATTCTCCAGGCGCAGATTGATGCAATTTTCGAGAAAATGAATGAGGCAACATTTATCAAAAATGTGTTTATTGAAGATGAAGATATAGAAGAAAGTAGTATTTAA
- a CDS encoding D-Ala-D-Ala carboxypeptidase family metallohydrolase — translation MQLSKHLSKEELEHSDIAVKNGIDNSLPDDLIPRAKILAEFLFEPIREALNTPIHINSGWRCDELNRLVGGVSTSQHARAEALDMVLADMPLLKALRLILQAGIIFDQLILEGMSDQNPHGTWIHASYATANRANNRNMILLCNDKKKYTQVTREQALNFIQGQGF, via the coding sequence ATGCAATTGTCGAAACACCTTTCAAAAGAAGAATTGGAACATTCTGATATTGCTGTTAAGAATGGAATTGATAATTCGCTTCCAGATGATTTGATTCCAAGAGCCAAGATCCTTGCCGAATTTCTCTTTGAACCAATCAGAGAGGCACTGAATACGCCAATACACATCAATTCCGGCTGGAGATGTGACGAGCTTAATAGGCTGGTAGGTGGAGTGTCTACAAGCCAACACGCAAGGGCTGAAGCTCTGGATATGGTTCTTGCTGATATGCCACTACTAAAGGCCCTACGGCTCATTCTCCAGGCAGGCATAATCTTTGATCAGCTTATCTTGGAGGGCATGTCAGATCAGAATCCTCACGGAACCTGGATTCACGCCTCATATGCCACGGCAAATAGAGCAAATAATCGCAACATGATTCTGCTCTGCAATGATAAAAAGAAATATACACAAGTCACAAGAGAGCAGGCATTAAATTTCATTCAAGGTCAGGGATTTTGA
- a CDS encoding efflux RND transporter periplasmic adaptor subunit has product MRKLPLVLAGLSTLALTAFALYPRAQARPQPAPAAPSALRCEGRVAAYPGADLVVSAEYGGRLASLPVRELDRVRAGQVLARLDSREQEASLASARARVRELEAEGRFLDLELRRQQRLLAAGVVGQRAFDDADSQLRLSRARREAALATAAQLEAALAKLTLVAPFSGVIVERLAQPGELLAPGGRLVRIADLDRLRVEAEVDEYDLPSLAVGREVAIEVEGTAGTLAGRVEEVPAAVSLRRLKPLDPARPSDIRVALVKVALPREARLKLGQRVELAIASGSGLK; this is encoded by the coding sequence ATGCGCAAGCTGCCCCTAGTCCTCGCCGGCCTCTCCACCCTGGCCCTCACCGCCTTCGCGCTCTATCCCCGCGCCCAGGCCCGGCCCCAGCCCGCCCCCGCGGCGCCTTCCGCCCTGCGCTGCGAAGGCCGTGTGGCCGCCTACCCCGGGGCCGACCTGGTGGTCTCCGCCGAGTACGGCGGGCGCCTGGCCTCGCTCCCCGTGCGTGAACTGGACCGCGTCCGGGCGGGGCAGGTACTCGCCCGCCTCGATTCCCGGGAGCAGGAGGCGAGCCTCGCCTCGGCCCGCGCCCGGGTGCGGGAGCTGGAGGCCGAGGGCCGCTTCCTGGACCTGGAGCTGCGGCGCCAGCAGCGCCTCCTGGCCGCGGGGGTCGTGGGCCAGCGCGCCTTCGACGACGCGGACTCCCAGCTCCGGCTCTCCCGGGCCCGCCGGGAGGCGGCGCTGGCCACCGCGGCCCAGCTGGAGGCCGCCCTGGCCAAGCTCACCCTGGTGGCGCCCTTTTCCGGCGTCATCGTGGAGCGCCTGGCCCAGCCCGGCGAGCTCCTGGCCCCCGGGGGGCGCCTGGTGCGCATCGCCGACCTGGACCGCCTGCGGGTGGAAGCCGAAGTGGACGAGTACGACCTGCCCTCCCTGGCGGTGGGCCGGGAGGTGGCCATCGAGGTGGAGGGCACCGCCGGCACCCTGGCGGGACGGGTGGAGGAGGTGCCTGCGGCCGTGTCCCTGCGCCGCCTCAAGCCCCTGGACCCCGCCCGGCCCTCGGACATCCGGGTCGCCCTCGTGAAGGTGGCCCTGCCCCGGGAGGCCCGCCTGAAGCTGGGCCAGCGGGTGGAACTGGCCATCGCCTCCGGGAGTGGGCTAAAGTAG
- a CDS encoding CHASE domain-containing protein, whose amino-acid sequence MRAFRGFWPLAGLLCGVLLTLVAWSMSRQVERTRIRDLQRDQARSLAMQLEFRMKSLEEVLRGSAGYLGRGSLPSRGEFRDYVEGLELPTLHPGAQGLGFAEWIAPGDLEAHTRRMRREGFPDYRVEPGGALAPGQDGCSAIIYLEPMDARNRRAFGKDMSADQVQRAAMLRARDQGVPLMSGPVTLYQETATDVQVGTLFYAPVYDRRLPRDTVAQRRVAFRGWTYLPFRMGDLVRGTLAQERVSADVALVDGPAQGGGPLLFESVPDFARGGPALERSFPVGGRVWTLQVRSNASFFAGAGSRGHWEILVAGLALSLGFATVLFLGQGAAHRAHRMALSMAEELRMTGARFGTLFEKAPVGMAIVNSVTGGFVAVNPRLGQILGYTPGELLERTFQDLTHSDHVAADLASLGDVISGKVEEFAKEKRYLHSDGHVVWGRLRVVRLPLDLGGVPHHLALVEDITGHMRALENLRESEARFRNLVENAVDPIFLFDPEGRILLANLEASRLTGYSREELANLRVQDLSPDMPMDAYAGIWNALAFGESRRFEGRTRRKDGTSFPVEVRIGLLAPGEPRQILSMVRDLSAVDQAAQSELRARKAESLVLMAGGIAHDFNNVFQAIQSNLEIAGFMTKGNVDLALILDQARAALGRAVTLSRKMLDFSGRGIVRLEPMELEDLLDRVPLKPGLMLERDFHAVPPILGDPGKLEQVVTAMLDNALEAGASRVRLRLRTHAGAGAGTHQGVWPLPQFHAPGTVCLEVQDDGPGVAPDKLHLICDPFYTTREPGRGLGLAAAVGILKAHRAGFHVQNGEGEGLVLRMYFRTA is encoded by the coding sequence GTGCGCGCTTTCCGAGGCTTCTGGCCCCTGGCGGGGCTGCTCTGCGGCGTCCTGCTCACGCTGGTGGCCTGGTCCATGAGCCGGCAGGTGGAGCGGACCCGGATCCGGGACCTCCAGAGGGACCAGGCGCGGTCGCTGGCGATGCAGCTGGAATTCCGGATGAAGAGCCTGGAGGAGGTGCTGCGCGGCAGCGCCGGGTACCTCGGGCGCGGGTCCCTCCCCAGCCGCGGGGAGTTCCGGGACTACGTGGAAGGGCTGGAACTCCCCACGCTGCACCCGGGGGCCCAGGGGCTGGGGTTCGCGGAGTGGATCGCGCCCGGTGACCTGGAGGCCCACACAAGGCGCATGCGCCGGGAGGGCTTCCCGGACTACCGCGTCGAACCCGGCGGCGCCCTGGCGCCCGGGCAGGACGGATGCAGCGCCATCATCTACCTCGAGCCCATGGACGCCCGCAACCGGCGGGCCTTCGGCAAGGACATGTCGGCCGACCAGGTGCAGCGCGCTGCCATGCTCCGGGCCCGCGACCAGGGGGTACCGCTCATGTCCGGGCCGGTGACCCTCTACCAGGAGACCGCCACCGACGTGCAGGTCGGCACCCTGTTCTATGCGCCCGTGTACGACCGGCGCCTGCCCCGGGACACCGTGGCCCAGCGCAGGGTGGCCTTCCGGGGCTGGACCTACCTCCCCTTCCGCATGGGGGACCTGGTCCGCGGAACGTTGGCCCAGGAACGGGTTTCGGCCGACGTGGCCCTGGTGGACGGGCCCGCGCAGGGCGGGGGGCCCCTGCTCTTCGAATCCGTCCCTGACTTCGCCCGTGGCGGGCCCGCGCTGGAGCGCTCGTTCCCCGTGGGCGGCCGGGTGTGGACGCTGCAGGTGCGCTCCAATGCCTCCTTCTTCGCCGGGGCGGGCAGCAGGGGCCACTGGGAGATCCTGGTGGCGGGCCTGGCCCTGAGCCTGGGATTCGCCACGGTCCTGTTCCTGGGCCAGGGAGCGGCGCACCGCGCACATCGCATGGCGCTGAGCATGGCCGAGGAGCTCCGCATGACCGGGGCCCGCTTCGGGACGCTGTTCGAGAAGGCGCCCGTGGGCATGGCCATCGTGAACAGTGTCACGGGAGGCTTCGTGGCGGTGAACCCGCGTCTGGGGCAGATCCTGGGCTATACCCCGGGCGAGCTCCTGGAGCGCACCTTCCAGGACCTGACCCACTCCGACCACGTGGCGGCGGATCTGGCCTCCCTTGGGGACGTGATCTCCGGGAAGGTCGAGGAGTTCGCCAAGGAGAAGCGCTACCTCCACAGCGACGGCCACGTGGTCTGGGGGCGCCTGAGGGTGGTCCGCCTGCCCTTGGATCTGGGAGGGGTGCCCCATCACCTGGCCCTCGTGGAGGACATCACCGGCCACATGCGGGCCCTGGAGAACCTGCGGGAGAGCGAGGCCCGCTTCCGGAACCTGGTGGAGAACGCGGTGGATCCCATCTTCCTCTTCGATCCGGAGGGCCGCATCCTCCTGGCCAACCTGGAAGCCTCGAGGCTCACCGGGTATTCCCGGGAGGAACTGGCGAACCTGCGGGTGCAGGACCTTTCCCCCGACATGCCCATGGACGCGTACGCCGGCATCTGGAACGCCCTGGCCTTCGGCGAGTCGAGGCGCTTCGAGGGGCGCACGCGGCGCAAGGACGGCACCTCCTTCCCCGTGGAGGTCCGCATCGGCCTTCTGGCTCCCGGCGAGCCCCGGCAGATCCTCTCCATGGTCCGGGACCTCAGCGCCGTGGACCAGGCCGCCCAGAGCGAGCTGCGGGCCCGCAAGGCCGAGAGCCTGGTGCTCATGGCCGGAGGCATCGCCCACGACTTCAACAACGTGTTCCAGGCCATCCAGTCCAACCTCGAGATCGCCGGGTTCATGACCAAGGGGAACGTCGACCTTGCCCTGATCCTGGACCAGGCCCGGGCCGCCCTGGGCAGGGCCGTGACCCTCTCCCGCAAGATGCTGGACTTCTCGGGCCGCGGCATCGTGCGCCTGGAGCCGATGGAGCTGGAGGATCTGCTCGATCGCGTTCCCCTGAAGCCGGGCCTGATGCTCGAACGGGACTTCCATGCCGTGCCCCCCATCCTGGGGGATCCCGGCAAGCTCGAGCAGGTCGTGACGGCCATGTTGGACAACGCCCTGGAAGCCGGGGCCTCGCGGGTCCGCCTGCGGCTCCGCACCCATGCCGGCGCCGGGGCCGGCACGCACCAGGGCGTGTGGCCCCTGCCCCAGTTCCACGCCCCCGGCACCGTGTGCCTGGAGGTGCAGGACGACGGTCCCGGCGTGGCCCCGGACAAGCTGCACCTGATCTGCGACCCCTTCTACACCACCCGCGAGCCCGGCCGGGGCCTGGGGCTGGCGGCCGCCGTGGGCATCCTGAAGGCCCACCGGGCGGGGTTCCATGTGCAGAACGGGGAAGGGGAGGGACTCGTCTTGCGGATGTATTTCAGGACGGCCTAG